One stretch of Paroedura picta isolate Pp20150507F chromosome 13, Ppicta_v3.0, whole genome shotgun sequence DNA includes these proteins:
- the LOC143822549 gene encoding protein SFI1 homolog isoform X1 has translation MNACYKPQSTDMIQQSKCRFFFSLTHAMDVSLCTEAAEHQEQAEHYYRGLLLYRGFNALRKNVMEASVKRMRKNLAFRQHQVMLLQRFWNHWKSSLERKEEAQHWCLTMAAHSHYSQVLLQKCFRTWLHHASWKRYRKLPPGVVKVRPSSCPWTTIPMSPCQRMPQTIAFPQCNSCTSCSEIRTKAANFLQLQYAEADAHFAKRILPVTFQAWKQFRAYQCWWRGAKSMAVSFHRETWTRHLFDRWQQRTHQQQENQMAEKMAVLHSEHQLLAHFWHFWRKRTDAHIEEQEEEILAQEHYCHQILQATFQLWKENVQEIKEGRKKEEKALKFHSMKLLQGSWSKWQQYLRHQSEKWRKLVKADVHYRRVLLLRILSAWKTYQANVQHILHNVDEKAKKHNQELLRQVLHAWKGKAAYLKSEAKKAVLAEQHFRRTVLSRVVLHWRDTTSLCAYCRQQKAAAVMDARKHLHTVKLQAAFILWKESYLRSSRERGLILLAVQHHRSQLLNKCVAWWKEYHLWCIRKTLLKRQGDQLMAQRLFSSCFSLWKIQLAHRRWEQQETVRALWHWSFSLQGKVFDAWIGAVLERRRKKARIEKAAEVYRVALLQEGVTRILRYAAGMKQFRGELQAQHQLKVKRMASHCHHLVYRCAMLWKQKALCQKPGLSLPRAPLKKRVSFKVPAPDATSTSDGDSGRASSLCSGLRPAESGDLPLYLAAGDSILTELHSARQRRLQPRRPDFLLQSLERMEMPGSNWNGLEALSGPLQQSALSKLCPPAGASLPSSLKEQSSCLASSHLGTFSCSSPPLLKSALPHSAACPKLELLPPSSFVPRLRNGEKTGEEKSLSFHSTSLPVAVPWKEKVVGQREDLLLPADFVKNNGASSLYGRTGQQENQMGSSTRQTEVHKQLEAEVRRIGQKMQRYHSSQQELKSCQRRQRILLKWLKMSTGTEEQASVQQVKGELDQLKVQIQFLRSKLAEEREEMQTYSTRIQDIQAALNSCS, from the exons AATTTGGCTTTTCGGCAGCATCAAGTTATG ctttTGCAGAGGTTCTGGAATCATTGGAAATCTTCcttggaaaggaaggaggaagcacAGCATTGGTGTCTGACGATGGCAGCTCATTCTCACTACAG CCAGGTGTTACTGCAGAAATGTTTCCGGACCTGGTTACATCATGCAAGTTGGAAAAGGTACCGAAAG TtacctccaggggtagtcaaagtgcggccctccagttgtccatggactacaattcccatgagcccctgccagcgaatgcctcaGACTATAGCATTTCCACAGTGTAATAGCTGTACTTCCTGCTCTGAAATCCGCACTAAGGCTGCCAATTTCCTCCAGTTGCAGTATGCAGAAGCTGACGCTCACTTTGCGAAGAGAATTCTGCCTGTCACATTCCAAGCCTGGAAGCAATTCAGGGCTTATCAGTGCTGGTGGAGAGGGGCGAAAAGCATGGCTGTGAGCTTTCACAG GGAAACATGGACAAGGCATTTATTTGACAGGTGGCAGCAGAGAACACATCAGCAACAAGAGAACCAGATGGCAGAAAAAATG GCTGTTCTACACTCTGAGCATCAGCTGCTGgcccacttctggcatttctggCGCAAAAGAACTGATGCACATATAGAAGAGCAAGAGGAAGAGATCCTGGCCCAGGAACATTACTGTCACCAAATCTTGCAGGCAACATTTCAACTCTGGAAGGAGAATGTTCAGGAGATTAAAGAAGG gagaaagaaggaggaaaaagCTTTGAAGTTCCACTCCATGAAGTTGCTGCAGGGGTCCTGGAGTAAGTGGCAACAG TATTTGAGACACCAGTCTGAGAAGTGGAGGAAGCTTGTGAAAGCAGATGTACATTACCGGCGGGTTTTACTGCTCAGGATCCTTTCAGCGTGGAAG ACTTACCAGGCTAATGTACAACACATTCTGCACAACGTGGATGAAAAGGCAAAGAAGCATAATCAAGAGTTGTTACG GCAGGTTCTGCATGCCTGGAAGGGTAAAGCTGCATATCTCAAGAGTGAAGCCAAGAAGGCTGTACTAGCAGAACAGCATTTCAGAAGGACAGTTCTCTCCAGG GTGGTGCTCCATTGGAGGGACACAACCTCACTATGCGCATACTGCCGTCAGCAGAAAGCAGCGGCTGTGATGGATGCCAGGAAACATTTGCATACTG TGAAACTACAGGCTGCATTTATCCTTTGGAAGGAATCCTACCTCAGATCCTCGAGGGAGAGGGGACTGATCCTCCTGGCAGTGCAGCACCACAGGAGTCAGCTGCTGAACAAGTGCGTGGCCTGGTGGAAGGAGTATCACCTTTGGTGCATAAGAAAGACG CTCCTGAAGAGACAAGGAGATCAGTTGATGGCCCAAAgacttttctcttcctgcttcTCGTTGTGGAAGATACAG TTGGCACACAGGCGGTGGGAACAGCAGGAAACCGTGCGAGCGCTGTGGCACTGGTCCTTCTCCCTGCAGGGGAAG GTATTTGATGCTTGGATAGGCGCTGTCCTGGAACGGCGACGGAAAAAGGCCCGAATAGAGAAAGCTGCAGAGGTTTACCGGGTTGCCTTGTTGCAGGAGGGTGTGACACGCATCCTGAGATATGCGGCTGGCATGAAACAATTCCGAGGGGAACTGCAAGCCCAGCACCAGCTGAAGGTAAAAAGG ATGGctagccactgccaccacctggtcTATCGTTGTGCCATGCTCTGGAAGCAGAAGGCTCTCTGCCAGAAACCAGGCCTCTCTCTTCCAAGGGCCCCACTCAAGAAGCGAGTGTCATTCAAGGTGCCAGCGCCAGATGCAACCTCTACGTCTGATGGAGATAGTGGGAGAGCATCAAGTCTGTGCTCCGGGCTAAGGCCTGCTGAAAGTGGAGACCTACCACTCTACTTGGCTGCTGGAGACTCCATCCTCACTGAGTT GCACTCAGCCCGGCAGAGAAGGCTGCAGCCACGCAggcctgacttcctgctgcagtCTCTGGAGAGAATGGAAATGCCAGGCTCCAACTGGAATGG ACTAGAAGCTCTCAGTGGGCCTTTGCAGCAGAGTGCTCTGAGCAAACTGTGTCCTCCAGCTGGTGCCTCTTTGCCATCATCCCTAAAAGAGCAAAGTAGTTGCCTTGCTTCATCCCACTTAGGCACCTTCAGCTGTTCATCACCTCCCCTTCTGAAATCTGCTCTGCCGCATAGCGCAGCCTGTCCAAAGCTGGAGCTGTTGCCCCCTTCCTCCTTTGTGCCACGGCTGAGAAATGGAGAGAAAACG gGTGAAGAGAAATCTTTGAGCTTTCACTCTACAAGCCTTCCAGTTGCAGTCCCCTGGAAGGAGAAGGTGGTAGGCCAAAGAGAAGACCTGCTCTTGCCAGCAGACTTTGTCAAAAACAACGGCGCTTCCTCCCTTTATGGAAGGACAG GCCAACAAGAAAATCAGATGGGCAGTTCTACACGACAGACAGAAGTTCATAAGCAGCTGGAGGCCGAGGTCCGACGGATTGGGCAGAAAATGCAACGCTATCACAGCAGTCAGCAGGAACTGAA aTCATGTCAGAGAAGGCAACGCATTTTGCTCAAGTGGCTAAAAATGAGTACGGGGACTGAGGAGCAAGCATCTGTGCAGCAAGTAAAAGGAGAGTTGGATCAG CTGAAAGTACAGATCCAGTTCCTGAGAAGCAAACTTGCGGAAGAGCGAGAAGAGATGCAGACCTACAGCACACGCATCCAGGACATCCAAGCTGCTCTTAACAGCTGCTCTTAA
- the LOC143822549 gene encoding protein SFI1 homolog isoform X5, whose translation MNACYKPQSTDMIQQSKCRFFFSLTHAMDVSLCTEAAEHQEQAEHYYRGLLLYRGFNALRKNVMEASVKRMRKNLAFRQHQVMLLQRFWNHWKSSLERKEEAQHWCLTMAAHSHYSQVLLQKCFRTWLHHASWKRYRKLQYAEADAHFAKRILPVTFQAWKQFRAYQCWWRGAKSMAVSFHRETWTRHLFDRWQQRTHQQQENQMAEKMAVLHSEHQLLAHFWHFWRKRTDAHIEEQEEEILAQEHYCHQILQATFQLWKENVQEIKEGRKKEEKALKFHSMKLLQGSWSKWQQYLRHQSEKWRKLVKADVHYRRVLLLRILSAWKTYQANVQHILHNVDEKAKKHNQELLRQVLHAWKGKAAYLKSEAKKAVLAEQHFRRTVLSRVVLHWRDTTSLCAYCRQQKAAAVMDARKHLHTVKLQAAFILWKESYLRSSRERGLILLAVQHHRSQLLNKCVAWWKEYHLWCIRKTLLKRQGDQLMAQRLFSSCFSLWKIQLAHRRWEQQETVRALWHWSFSLQGKVFDAWIGAVLERRRKKARIEKAAEVYRVALLQEGVTRILRYAAGMKQFRGELQAQHQLKMASHCHHLVYRCAMLWKQKALCQKPGLSLPRAPLKKRVSFKVPAPDATSTSDGDSGRASSLCSGLRPAESGDLPLYLAAGDSILTELHSARQRRLQPRRPDFLLQSLERMEMPGSNWNGLEALSGPLQQSALSKLCPPAGASLPSSLKEQSSCLASSHLGTFSCSSPPLLKSALPHSAACPKLELLPPSSFVPRLRNGEKTGEEKSLSFHSTSLPVAVPWKEKVVGQREDLLLPADFVKNNGASSLYGRTGQQENQMGSSTRQTEVHKQLEAEVRRIGQKMQRYHSSQQELKSCQRRQRILLKWLKMSTGTEEQASVQQVKGELDQLKVQIQFLRSKLAEEREEMQTYSTRIQDIQAALNSCS comes from the exons AATTTGGCTTTTCGGCAGCATCAAGTTATG ctttTGCAGAGGTTCTGGAATCATTGGAAATCTTCcttggaaaggaaggaggaagcacAGCATTGGTGTCTGACGATGGCAGCTCATTCTCACTACAG CCAGGTGTTACTGCAGAAATGTTTCCGGACCTGGTTACATCATGCAAGTTGGAAAAGGTACCGAAAG TTGCAGTATGCAGAAGCTGACGCTCACTTTGCGAAGAGAATTCTGCCTGTCACATTCCAAGCCTGGAAGCAATTCAGGGCTTATCAGTGCTGGTGGAGAGGGGCGAAAAGCATGGCTGTGAGCTTTCACAG GGAAACATGGACAAGGCATTTATTTGACAGGTGGCAGCAGAGAACACATCAGCAACAAGAGAACCAGATGGCAGAAAAAATG GCTGTTCTACACTCTGAGCATCAGCTGCTGgcccacttctggcatttctggCGCAAAAGAACTGATGCACATATAGAAGAGCAAGAGGAAGAGATCCTGGCCCAGGAACATTACTGTCACCAAATCTTGCAGGCAACATTTCAACTCTGGAAGGAGAATGTTCAGGAGATTAAAGAAGG gagaaagaaggaggaaaaagCTTTGAAGTTCCACTCCATGAAGTTGCTGCAGGGGTCCTGGAGTAAGTGGCAACAG TATTTGAGACACCAGTCTGAGAAGTGGAGGAAGCTTGTGAAAGCAGATGTACATTACCGGCGGGTTTTACTGCTCAGGATCCTTTCAGCGTGGAAG ACTTACCAGGCTAATGTACAACACATTCTGCACAACGTGGATGAAAAGGCAAAGAAGCATAATCAAGAGTTGTTACG GCAGGTTCTGCATGCCTGGAAGGGTAAAGCTGCATATCTCAAGAGTGAAGCCAAGAAGGCTGTACTAGCAGAACAGCATTTCAGAAGGACAGTTCTCTCCAGG GTGGTGCTCCATTGGAGGGACACAACCTCACTATGCGCATACTGCCGTCAGCAGAAAGCAGCGGCTGTGATGGATGCCAGGAAACATTTGCATACTG TGAAACTACAGGCTGCATTTATCCTTTGGAAGGAATCCTACCTCAGATCCTCGAGGGAGAGGGGACTGATCCTCCTGGCAGTGCAGCACCACAGGAGTCAGCTGCTGAACAAGTGCGTGGCCTGGTGGAAGGAGTATCACCTTTGGTGCATAAGAAAGACG CTCCTGAAGAGACAAGGAGATCAGTTGATGGCCCAAAgacttttctcttcctgcttcTCGTTGTGGAAGATACAG TTGGCACACAGGCGGTGGGAACAGCAGGAAACCGTGCGAGCGCTGTGGCACTGGTCCTTCTCCCTGCAGGGGAAG GTATTTGATGCTTGGATAGGCGCTGTCCTGGAACGGCGACGGAAAAAGGCCCGAATAGAGAAAGCTGCAGAGGTTTACCGGGTTGCCTTGTTGCAGGAGGGTGTGACACGCATCCTGAGATATGCGGCTGGCATGAAACAATTCCGAGGGGAACTGCAAGCCCAGCACCAGCTGAAG ATGGctagccactgccaccacctggtcTATCGTTGTGCCATGCTCTGGAAGCAGAAGGCTCTCTGCCAGAAACCAGGCCTCTCTCTTCCAAGGGCCCCACTCAAGAAGCGAGTGTCATTCAAGGTGCCAGCGCCAGATGCAACCTCTACGTCTGATGGAGATAGTGGGAGAGCATCAAGTCTGTGCTCCGGGCTAAGGCCTGCTGAAAGTGGAGACCTACCACTCTACTTGGCTGCTGGAGACTCCATCCTCACTGAGTT GCACTCAGCCCGGCAGAGAAGGCTGCAGCCACGCAggcctgacttcctgctgcagtCTCTGGAGAGAATGGAAATGCCAGGCTCCAACTGGAATGG ACTAGAAGCTCTCAGTGGGCCTTTGCAGCAGAGTGCTCTGAGCAAACTGTGTCCTCCAGCTGGTGCCTCTTTGCCATCATCCCTAAAAGAGCAAAGTAGTTGCCTTGCTTCATCCCACTTAGGCACCTTCAGCTGTTCATCACCTCCCCTTCTGAAATCTGCTCTGCCGCATAGCGCAGCCTGTCCAAAGCTGGAGCTGTTGCCCCCTTCCTCCTTTGTGCCACGGCTGAGAAATGGAGAGAAAACG gGTGAAGAGAAATCTTTGAGCTTTCACTCTACAAGCCTTCCAGTTGCAGTCCCCTGGAAGGAGAAGGTGGTAGGCCAAAGAGAAGACCTGCTCTTGCCAGCAGACTTTGTCAAAAACAACGGCGCTTCCTCCCTTTATGGAAGGACAG GCCAACAAGAAAATCAGATGGGCAGTTCTACACGACAGACAGAAGTTCATAAGCAGCTGGAGGCCGAGGTCCGACGGATTGGGCAGAAAATGCAACGCTATCACAGCAGTCAGCAGGAACTGAA aTCATGTCAGAGAAGGCAACGCATTTTGCTCAAGTGGCTAAAAATGAGTACGGGGACTGAGGAGCAAGCATCTGTGCAGCAAGTAAAAGGAGAGTTGGATCAG CTGAAAGTACAGATCCAGTTCCTGAGAAGCAAACTTGCGGAAGAGCGAGAAGAGATGCAGACCTACAGCACACGCATCCAGGACATCCAAGCTGCTCTTAACAGCTGCTCTTAA
- the LOC143822549 gene encoding protein SFI1 homolog isoform X3, translating to MERISILRAHFALLLPHPQKSMKGKSEVCKRRVELYRGFNALRKNVMEASVKRMRKNLAFRQHQVMLLQRFWNHWKSSLERKEEAQHWCLTMAAHSHYSQVLLQKCFRTWLHHASWKRYRKLPPGVVKVRPSSCPWTTIPMSPCQRMPQTIAFPQCNSCTSCSEIRTKAANFLQLQYAEADAHFAKRILPVTFQAWKQFRAYQCWWRGAKSMAVSFHRETWTRHLFDRWQQRTHQQQENQMAEKMAVLHSEHQLLAHFWHFWRKRTDAHIEEQEEEILAQEHYCHQILQATFQLWKENVQEIKEGRKKEEKALKFHSMKLLQGSWSKWQQYLRHQSEKWRKLVKADVHYRRVLLLRILSAWKTYQANVQHILHNVDEKAKKHNQELLRQVLHAWKGKAAYLKSEAKKAVLAEQHFRRTVLSRVVLHWRDTTSLCAYCRQQKAAAVMDARKHLHTVKLQAAFILWKESYLRSSRERGLILLAVQHHRSQLLNKCVAWWKEYHLWCIRKTLLKRQGDQLMAQRLFSSCFSLWKIQLAHRRWEQQETVRALWHWSFSLQGKVFDAWIGAVLERRRKKARIEKAAEVYRVALLQEGVTRILRYAAGMKQFRGELQAQHQLKVKRMASHCHHLVYRCAMLWKQKALCQKPGLSLPRAPLKKRVSFKVPAPDATSTSDGDSGRASSLCSGLRPAESGDLPLYLAAGDSILTELHSARQRRLQPRRPDFLLQSLERMEMPGSNWNGLEALSGPLQQSALSKLCPPAGASLPSSLKEQSSCLASSHLGTFSCSSPPLLKSALPHSAACPKLELLPPSSFVPRLRNGEKTGEEKSLSFHSTSLPVAVPWKEKVVGQREDLLLPADFVKNNGASSLYGRTGQQENQMGSSTRQTEVHKQLEAEVRRIGQKMQRYHSSQQELKSCQRRQRILLKWLKMSTGTEEQASVQQVKGELDQLKVQIQFLRSKLAEEREEMQTYSTRIQDIQAALNSCS from the exons AATTTGGCTTTTCGGCAGCATCAAGTTATG ctttTGCAGAGGTTCTGGAATCATTGGAAATCTTCcttggaaaggaaggaggaagcacAGCATTGGTGTCTGACGATGGCAGCTCATTCTCACTACAG CCAGGTGTTACTGCAGAAATGTTTCCGGACCTGGTTACATCATGCAAGTTGGAAAAGGTACCGAAAG TtacctccaggggtagtcaaagtgcggccctccagttgtccatggactacaattcccatgagcccctgccagcgaatgcctcaGACTATAGCATTTCCACAGTGTAATAGCTGTACTTCCTGCTCTGAAATCCGCACTAAGGCTGCCAATTTCCTCCAGTTGCAGTATGCAGAAGCTGACGCTCACTTTGCGAAGAGAATTCTGCCTGTCACATTCCAAGCCTGGAAGCAATTCAGGGCTTATCAGTGCTGGTGGAGAGGGGCGAAAAGCATGGCTGTGAGCTTTCACAG GGAAACATGGACAAGGCATTTATTTGACAGGTGGCAGCAGAGAACACATCAGCAACAAGAGAACCAGATGGCAGAAAAAATG GCTGTTCTACACTCTGAGCATCAGCTGCTGgcccacttctggcatttctggCGCAAAAGAACTGATGCACATATAGAAGAGCAAGAGGAAGAGATCCTGGCCCAGGAACATTACTGTCACCAAATCTTGCAGGCAACATTTCAACTCTGGAAGGAGAATGTTCAGGAGATTAAAGAAGG gagaaagaaggaggaaaaagCTTTGAAGTTCCACTCCATGAAGTTGCTGCAGGGGTCCTGGAGTAAGTGGCAACAG TATTTGAGACACCAGTCTGAGAAGTGGAGGAAGCTTGTGAAAGCAGATGTACATTACCGGCGGGTTTTACTGCTCAGGATCCTTTCAGCGTGGAAG ACTTACCAGGCTAATGTACAACACATTCTGCACAACGTGGATGAAAAGGCAAAGAAGCATAATCAAGAGTTGTTACG GCAGGTTCTGCATGCCTGGAAGGGTAAAGCTGCATATCTCAAGAGTGAAGCCAAGAAGGCTGTACTAGCAGAACAGCATTTCAGAAGGACAGTTCTCTCCAGG GTGGTGCTCCATTGGAGGGACACAACCTCACTATGCGCATACTGCCGTCAGCAGAAAGCAGCGGCTGTGATGGATGCCAGGAAACATTTGCATACTG TGAAACTACAGGCTGCATTTATCCTTTGGAAGGAATCCTACCTCAGATCCTCGAGGGAGAGGGGACTGATCCTCCTGGCAGTGCAGCACCACAGGAGTCAGCTGCTGAACAAGTGCGTGGCCTGGTGGAAGGAGTATCACCTTTGGTGCATAAGAAAGACG CTCCTGAAGAGACAAGGAGATCAGTTGATGGCCCAAAgacttttctcttcctgcttcTCGTTGTGGAAGATACAG TTGGCACACAGGCGGTGGGAACAGCAGGAAACCGTGCGAGCGCTGTGGCACTGGTCCTTCTCCCTGCAGGGGAAG GTATTTGATGCTTGGATAGGCGCTGTCCTGGAACGGCGACGGAAAAAGGCCCGAATAGAGAAAGCTGCAGAGGTTTACCGGGTTGCCTTGTTGCAGGAGGGTGTGACACGCATCCTGAGATATGCGGCTGGCATGAAACAATTCCGAGGGGAACTGCAAGCCCAGCACCAGCTGAAGGTAAAAAGG ATGGctagccactgccaccacctggtcTATCGTTGTGCCATGCTCTGGAAGCAGAAGGCTCTCTGCCAGAAACCAGGCCTCTCTCTTCCAAGGGCCCCACTCAAGAAGCGAGTGTCATTCAAGGTGCCAGCGCCAGATGCAACCTCTACGTCTGATGGAGATAGTGGGAGAGCATCAAGTCTGTGCTCCGGGCTAAGGCCTGCTGAAAGTGGAGACCTACCACTCTACTTGGCTGCTGGAGACTCCATCCTCACTGAGTT GCACTCAGCCCGGCAGAGAAGGCTGCAGCCACGCAggcctgacttcctgctgcagtCTCTGGAGAGAATGGAAATGCCAGGCTCCAACTGGAATGG ACTAGAAGCTCTCAGTGGGCCTTTGCAGCAGAGTGCTCTGAGCAAACTGTGTCCTCCAGCTGGTGCCTCTTTGCCATCATCCCTAAAAGAGCAAAGTAGTTGCCTTGCTTCATCCCACTTAGGCACCTTCAGCTGTTCATCACCTCCCCTTCTGAAATCTGCTCTGCCGCATAGCGCAGCCTGTCCAAAGCTGGAGCTGTTGCCCCCTTCCTCCTTTGTGCCACGGCTGAGAAATGGAGAGAAAACG gGTGAAGAGAAATCTTTGAGCTTTCACTCTACAAGCCTTCCAGTTGCAGTCCCCTGGAAGGAGAAGGTGGTAGGCCAAAGAGAAGACCTGCTCTTGCCAGCAGACTTTGTCAAAAACAACGGCGCTTCCTCCCTTTATGGAAGGACAG GCCAACAAGAAAATCAGATGGGCAGTTCTACACGACAGACAGAAGTTCATAAGCAGCTGGAGGCCGAGGTCCGACGGATTGGGCAGAAAATGCAACGCTATCACAGCAGTCAGCAGGAACTGAA aTCATGTCAGAGAAGGCAACGCATTTTGCTCAAGTGGCTAAAAATGAGTACGGGGACTGAGGAGCAAGCATCTGTGCAGCAAGTAAAAGGAGAGTTGGATCAG CTGAAAGTACAGATCCAGTTCCTGAGAAGCAAACTTGCGGAAGAGCGAGAAGAGATGCAGACCTACAGCACACGCATCCAGGACATCCAAGCTGCTCTTAACAGCTGCTCTTAA